The following are from one region of the Stanieria cyanosphaera PCC 7437 genome:
- a CDS encoding type II toxin-antitoxin system Phd/YefM family antitoxin, with protein MFSIQTTYTNARQNLAKLLDRVANDNTIALITRKGHPDMAIIRADELSSILETLHLLRSPANAQKLNQALERSLARDSEPVIASESIVDLCQELGIAREQK; from the coding sequence ATGTTTTCAATTCAAACTACTTATACTAATGCTCGACAAAATTTAGCCAAATTACTTGATCGCGTGGCTAATGATAATACTATTGCTTTAATTACCAGAAAAGGTCATCCTGATATGGCAATTATTAGAGCCGATGAATTATCTTCTATTTTAGAAACTTTACATTTATTGCGATCGCCTGCAAATGCTCAAAAACTCAATCAAGCTCTTGAACGTTCTTTAGCTAGAGATTCCGAACCTGTGATTGCTTCAGAATCAATTGTAGATTTATGTCAGGAGTTAGGAATTGCCAGAGAACAAAAATAG
- a CDS encoding Txe/YoeB family addiction module toxin yields MPENKNRAIVFDLQFREDLRWWFKQDRNIANRILDLVEAITKEPFKGIGKPECLKYREANTWSRRITQEHRLVYRVTEDRIDFLQARYHY; encoded by the coding sequence TTGCCAGAGAACAAAAATAGGGCGATTGTTTTCGATCTGCAATTTCGAGAAGATTTACGTTGGTGGTTTAAACAAGATCGCAACATAGCTAATCGTATTTTAGATTTAGTTGAAGCTATTACTAAAGAACCATTTAAAGGTATTGGCAAACCTGAATGTTTGAAATATCGAGAAGCAAATACTTGGTCAAGAAGAATTACTCAGGAACATCGCTTAGTGTATCGTGTAACTGAAGACAGAATTGATTTTTTGCAAGCAAGATATCATTATTAG